In a single window of the Acyrthosiphon pisum isolate AL4f chromosome X, pea_aphid_22Mar2018_4r6ur, whole genome shotgun sequence genome:
- the LOC100168830 gene encoding zinc finger protein 271-like — protein MERVCNKQYRCDVCEKLFAHRNSLTIHKQTHVEENQYLCDVCDRWFVKSSDLTAHKRTHTGEKPYLCDVCDKSFSQNSNLMVHRLTHTREKPYPCDVCDKSFRRNTHLTVHKRTHTGEKPFPCDVCNKSFSENSKLTAHKRTHTGEKPYPCDVCDKSFSQNGTLIVHRRTHTGEKPYPCDVCDKWFSDNSQLTIHKRTHTGEKPYPCDVCDRSFNSNSDLTVHKRIHTGEKPYPCYVCDKSFRRNAHLTVHKRTHTGEKPFPCDVCNKSFSENSKLTAHKRTHTGEKPYPCDVCDKSFSQNGNLIVHRRTHTGEKPYPCDVCDRWFVKNSDLTVHKRSHTGEKPYPCDICDKSFAQSSTLTVHKRTHTGEKPYPCDVCDGSFISNSDLTCHKRTHTGEKLYPCTICDKSFSQSANLTVHQRTHTGEKPFSCDICDKSFAQSSRLTRHKRTHTGKKSSDVSDKTFSQSLTVHIRMHSCEKP, from the coding sequence ATGGAGCGTGTTTGCAATAAGCAATACAGgtgtgatgtatgcgaaaaaCTGTTCGCTCACAGAAATAGTCTGACTATTCACAAACAGACGCATGTGGaagaaaatcaatatttgtGTGACGTTTGTGACAGATGGTTCGTCAAAAGCAGTGACCTGACGGCTCACAAGCGGACGCACACGGGAGAAAAGCCATATTTGTGTGACGTATGCGATAAATCATTCAGTCAGAATTCCAACCTGATGGTTCACAGGTTGACCCATACAAGAGAGAAGCCATACCCGTGTGATGTATGCGATAAATCGTTCAGAAGGAATACCCACCTGACGGTTCACAAACGTACGCACACGGGAGAGAAGCCATTCCCTTGTGACGTATGTAACAAATCATTCAGTGAGAATAGCAAACTGACGGCTCACAAACGGACTCACACAGGGGAAAAGCCTTACCCGTGTGATGTATGTGATAAATCGTTCAGTCAGAATGGAACTCTGATAGTTCACAGGAGGACGCATACGGGAGAGAAGCCCTACCCGTGTGACGTATGCGATAAATGGTTCAGTGACAATAGCCAACTAACGATTCACAAGCGGACCCATACAGGAGAGAAGCCATACCCGTGTGACGTATGTGACAGATCGTTCAATAGTAACAGTGACTTGACGGTTCACAAGCGGATACACACGGGAGAGAAGCCATACCCGTGTTATGTATGCGATAAATCGTTCAGAAGGAATGCCCACCTGACGGTTCACAAACGTACGCACACGGGAGAGAAGCCATTCCCTTGTGACGTATGTAACAAATCATTCAGTGAGAATAGCAAACTGACGGCACACAAACGGACTCACACAGGGGAAAAGCCTTACCCGTGTGATGTATGTGATAAATCGTTCAGTCAGAATGGAAATCTGATAGTTCACAGGAGGACGCATACGGGAGAGAAGCCATACCCGTGTGATGTATGTGACAGATGGTTCGTTAAAAACAGTGACCTGACGGTTCACAAGCGGTCGCACACGGGAGAGAAGCCTTACCCGTGTGACATATGCGATAAATCGTTCGCTCAGAGCAGTACTTTGACAGTTCACAAACGAACGCACACGGGAGAGAAACCATATCCGTGTGATGTTTGTGACGGATCGTTCATTAGCAACAGTGACTTGACGTGTCATAAGCGGACACACACGGGGGAAAAACTATACCCGTGTACCATCTGTGATAAATCTTTTTCTCAAAGTGCTAATCTAACAGTACATCAGAGAACGCACACGGGAGAGAAGCCATTCTCCTGTGACATATGCGATAAATCCTTCGCTCAGAGCAGTAGGTTAACGAGACACAAGCGTACACACACAGGAAAAAAGTCGAGTGATGTAAGCGACAAAACGTTCAGTCAGAGTCTGACGGTCCACATTCGGATGCACTCGTGTGAGAAACCATAA